One part of the Panthera leo isolate Ple1 chromosome D4, P.leo_Ple1_pat1.1, whole genome shotgun sequence genome encodes these proteins:
- the TMEM250 gene encoding transmembrane protein 250 has protein sequence MTPMLTTARTPPLPQASTTARAPMPVMPIPRRVRSFHGPHTTCLHAACGPARTSRPARTKYNNFDVYIRARWLYGFIRFLLYFSCSLFTATLWGALAALFCLQYLGVRVLLRFQLKLSVLLLLLGRRRVDFRLLNELLIYGIRVTVLLVGGLGWCFMVFVDM, from the coding sequence ATGACGCCTATGCTGACCACTGCCCGGACACCACCGCTGCCACAAGCTAGCACCACCGCCCGGGCCCCAATGCCGGTCATGCCCATCCCGCGGCGGGTGCGCTCCTTCCACGGCCCGCACACCACCTGCCTGCACGCAGCCTGCGGGCCGGCGCGCACCTCCCGCCCGGCGCGCACTAAGTACAACAACTTCGACGTCTACATCCGGGCGCGCTGGCTCTACGGCTTCATCCGCTTCCTGCTGTACTTTAGCTGCAGCCTGTTCACGGCCACGCTGTGGGGCGCGCTGGCCGCCCTCTTCTGCCTGCAGTACCTGGGCGTGCGCGTCCTGCTGCGCTTCCAGCTCAAGCTGtcggtgctgctgctgctgcttggcCGCCGGCGCGTCGACTTCCGCCTCCTGAACGAGCTGCTCATCTACGGGATCCGAGTAACCGTGCTGCTGGTTGGGGGCCTGGGCTGGTGCTTCATGGTCTTCGTGGACATGTGA